The proteins below come from a single Natrinema sp. SYSU A 869 genomic window:
- a CDS encoding potassium channel family protein: MNPFYLVAGIVILVAAVVDILWTTLWVDGGSGPVSGRLTTAVWHSLRTASGEHNKALSITGPLILVLTLAMWIGLIWLGWTLIFASYPSSLISTRTGAVADWSGRFYYVAYTMFTDGNGDYTPLGDVWEIASAFTTASGMAFVTLGVSYILTVLGAVSDKRSFASTVTGLGERSEAFVRTGWTGDDFQGLDLALESLASDLSLLAEQHKSYPILHYYHSERADRASAVAVPIFDESLALFQYGVPDDYSPDPAIIENGRSSAQSYLETLDAAFIEPADEVPPSPDLARLREDDIPTVSDDEFEDALEDLTERRQHLLGIVRGDAWEWPPAEE, from the coding sequence ATGAATCCGTTTTATCTCGTCGCCGGGATCGTCATTCTCGTCGCTGCGGTCGTGGACATCCTCTGGACGACCCTCTGGGTCGACGGCGGCTCCGGTCCCGTTTCTGGTCGGCTCACGACTGCTGTCTGGCACAGTCTTCGGACCGCAAGCGGGGAGCACAACAAAGCGCTCAGTATCACCGGTCCGCTCATTCTCGTCCTCACACTCGCGATGTGGATCGGCCTCATCTGGCTCGGGTGGACGCTAATCTTCGCCAGCTACCCGTCTTCCCTTATCAGTACGCGCACTGGCGCAGTCGCCGACTGGTCGGGGCGGTTCTACTACGTCGCCTACACGATGTTCACGGACGGCAACGGCGATTACACGCCGCTGGGCGACGTCTGGGAGATCGCCAGCGCGTTCACGACGGCCTCCGGAATGGCCTTCGTCACGCTCGGCGTCTCCTACATTCTCACCGTTCTCGGAGCCGTCTCCGATAAACGCTCCTTCGCCAGTACTGTCACGGGACTGGGAGAGCGAAGCGAAGCGTTCGTCCGAACGGGCTGGACCGGTGATGACTTTCAGGGCCTCGATCTGGCCCTCGAGTCGCTCGCGTCGGATCTGAGCCTGCTGGCCGAGCAGCACAAGTCCTATCCGATTCTGCACTACTACCACAGTGAGCGGGCCGATCGAGCCTCCGCCGTGGCCGTTCCCATCTTCGACGAATCGCTCGCGCTCTTTCAGTACGGCGTTCCGGACGACTACAGTCCCGATCCCGCGATCATCGAGAACGGCCGCTCGAGCGCCCAGAGCTACCTCGAGACGCTCGACGCCGCGTTCATCGAGCCGGCCGACGAGGTGCCACCGTCGCCGGACCTCGCTCGACTCCGCGAGGACGACATTCCGACCGTCTCCGACGACGAGTTCGAAGACGCGCTCGAGGACCTGACCGAGCGCCGCCAGCACCTGCTCGGTATCGTCCGAGGTGACGCGTGGGAGTGGCCGCCGGCCGAGGAGTGA
- a CDS encoding universal stress protein, producing the protein MPPRILIPFDDSEPANDALEYAFDLFPDGEFVVLVVVDTTSLPYIPNTADDTEPSDETRELLAEAEEVLSTAEAIGDERGIAVETRTQMGTPAQEILEYTESESIDHVVIGSHGRSGITRILLGSVAEVVVRHSSVPVTVVR; encoded by the coding sequence ATGCCACCGCGGATCCTAATTCCATTCGACGACTCCGAGCCCGCCAACGACGCCCTCGAGTACGCGTTCGACCTGTTTCCCGACGGCGAGTTCGTCGTCCTGGTCGTCGTCGATACCACGTCGCTGCCGTACATCCCGAACACCGCCGACGACACCGAACCCAGCGACGAGACGCGGGAACTCCTGGCCGAGGCCGAGGAGGTGCTGTCAACGGCCGAAGCCATCGGCGACGAGCGCGGAATCGCCGTCGAAACGCGTACCCAAATGGGAACCCCGGCCCAGGAAATCCTCGAGTACACCGAGTCGGAATCGATCGACCACGTCGTCATCGGCAGCCACGGCCGGTCGGGTATCACGCGGATCCTGCTCGGCAGTGTCGCGGAAGTCGTCGTCAGACACTCATCGGTGCCGGTCACGGTCGTTCGGTGA
- a CDS encoding sulfite exporter TauE/SafE family protein — translation MLELPFEPSLVLLLVSIAFFSGIGITTIGPGGIFVTIALYSLTPLASNEVAGTAHATFVVTGLVGSAAYLHSGEMNTGESRAIAIILSGSSVIGALVGAYVNTVVPRSVFGFLLGGVSMAVGGIILYRERRGFSPVYDLEPLTRSGRIVLATLGFVLGICSGLLGIGGPVLAVPALVLVGVPMLLAIAVAQVQSIFIATFAASGYFLQGNVLIPLAVVIGTPLLFGVVVGWRVAHAIDPEKLKAMLGVVLLGVGPYLAL, via the coding sequence ATGCTTGAGCTGCCCTTCGAACCTTCGCTAGTCCTGTTGCTCGTCTCGATCGCCTTCTTCTCGGGGATCGGTATCACCACCATCGGCCCGGGCGGCATCTTCGTGACGATCGCGCTTTACTCGCTGACGCCGCTGGCCTCGAATGAGGTTGCCGGCACTGCCCACGCGACGTTCGTGGTTACCGGACTCGTCGGCAGCGCCGCCTACCTCCACTCCGGGGAGATGAACACCGGCGAGAGCCGTGCAATCGCGATCATCCTCAGCGGCTCGAGCGTCATCGGTGCCCTCGTTGGCGCATACGTGAACACCGTCGTTCCGCGCTCCGTGTTCGGATTCCTGCTCGGCGGCGTCTCGATGGCCGTCGGCGGGATTATCCTCTACCGGGAACGCCGGGGCTTTAGCCCGGTCTACGACCTCGAGCCCTTGACTCGATCCGGCCGAATCGTATTGGCGACGCTCGGGTTCGTCCTCGGAATCTGCAGCGGCCTGCTGGGGATTGGCGGCCCCGTACTGGCCGTTCCCGCGCTGGTGCTCGTCGGTGTCCCAATGTTGCTCGCTATCGCCGTCGCGCAGGTCCAGTCAATCTTCATCGCGACGTTCGCGGCCTCGGGCTACTTCCTCCAGGGGAACGTCCTGATTCCGCTCGCGGTCGTCATTGGGACGCCGCTCTTGTTCGGCGTCGTCGTCGGTTGGCGAGTCGCTCACGCCATCGATCCCGAGAAGCTGAAGGCCATGTTGGGGGTCGTTCTGCTAGGCGTCGGTCCCTATCTCGCCCTCTGA
- a CDS encoding divalent metal cation transporter → MSEQSASASTSTSTFVDAIPGGQTIHGALYRYGLGIMFAANVFGAGSVYILADTGANFAFSLLWVLPLAFLIDIALHDMSARLAVADEPLADYIVDVLPIGGRTLLVGVSLMSALWAVSNYAVAGAALAWLVPFFDNVLVGIVLAAGFGIAIVQMKVYDRIEAVIAVMVFSVFGSYGLLLAGLDVPWQSVAAGLKPALATDIGYLTAVIALLGTTVYWPNFFIQSSIQPTKEWTDIWDYRRDNAAGIATTLTIGSFVMIVSAITLSEGTMTLTGPGVPLAEIIGQSALVLFMIAVLCATITSATGTLFGAGFIVPQSLGRHTVFGDTAFRRTVIALIVLSAATALPMLLYTGFGPVEMAIIMPAVNGAIGLPVTVFALIGAVNKYYDIDWYENVGFLAAGLVLLVGSLMTVQSLYETIVTIL, encoded by the coding sequence ATGAGCGAACAATCAGCGTCGGCGTCGACATCCACTTCGACGTTCGTCGACGCTATTCCCGGCGGCCAAACGATACACGGAGCGCTCTACAGGTACGGGTTGGGTATTATGTTCGCTGCCAACGTGTTCGGTGCTGGGTCGGTGTACATCCTCGCCGACACGGGTGCGAACTTCGCATTCTCTCTGCTGTGGGTGCTCCCGCTCGCGTTCCTCATCGATATCGCACTGCACGACATGAGTGCGCGACTCGCCGTCGCCGACGAACCCCTCGCCGACTATATCGTTGATGTCCTGCCAATCGGAGGGCGGACGCTCCTCGTCGGGGTTTCACTAATGTCTGCGCTATGGGCCGTGTCGAATTACGCCGTCGCCGGAGCGGCGCTCGCCTGGCTCGTTCCGTTCTTCGACAACGTGCTCGTCGGCATCGTACTCGCGGCCGGGTTCGGCATCGCCATCGTGCAGATGAAGGTCTACGATCGGATCGAAGCGGTGATCGCCGTGATGGTGTTCTCCGTATTCGGTTCGTACGGCCTGCTCCTCGCGGGGCTCGATGTTCCGTGGCAGTCGGTTGCAGCCGGGCTCAAACCGGCACTGGCGACCGATATCGGCTACCTCACTGCAGTCATCGCCCTGCTGGGGACGACGGTCTACTGGCCGAACTTCTTCATCCAGTCGAGCATCCAGCCGACGAAAGAGTGGACGGACATCTGGGATTACCGCCGGGACAACGCCGCCGGAATTGCGACGACGCTCACCATCGGAAGCTTCGTGATGATCGTCTCGGCGATCACCCTCTCCGAGGGAACCATGACGCTGACGGGACCTGGTGTCCCGCTCGCAGAGATTATCGGCCAAAGCGCACTCGTCCTGTTCATGATCGCGGTGCTCTGTGCGACGATCACATCGGCGACCGGGACGCTGTTCGGTGCCGGGTTCATCGTTCCGCAGTCGCTCGGACGACACACGGTCTTCGGCGACACCGCATTCCGGCGAACAGTCATCGCACTGATTGTCCTTTCGGCGGCGACTGCGCTCCCGATGCTGCTCTACACGGGCTTCGGTCCCGTCGAGATGGCCATCATCATGCCCGCCGTCAACGGCGCGATCGGGCTCCCGGTAACCGTCTTCGCGCTCATCGGAGCTGTGAACAAGTACTACGACATCGATTGGTACGAGAACGTCGGGTTCTTGGCCGCTGGACTCGTCCTGCTGGTCGGGAGTCTCATGACGGTCCAGTCGCTCTACGAGACGATCGTTACTATCCTCTAA
- the psmA gene encoding archaeal proteasome endopeptidase complex subunit alpha, with amino-acid sequence MQGQSNQQAYDRGITIFSPDGRLYQVEYAREAVKRGTASVGLRTPDGVVLAANRQVNSPLMERESVEKIHKADDHVGVASAGHVADARQLVDLARRRAQGEQLRYGQQIGVETLTRAVTDHIQEYTQTGGARPFGVALLVGGIDDGEPKLFETDPSGTDYEWKAAAIGGDRDTIQGYLEEHYREDLDVDGGIEVALSALSAAEDEVVDAGDVDVATVTTDDESFRSVKTDRLESIVAEIDHPEAEETDE; translated from the coding sequence ATGCAAGGACAATCCAATCAGCAGGCATACGACCGGGGGATCACCATTTTCTCCCCGGACGGACGCCTCTATCAGGTCGAGTACGCCCGCGAGGCTGTCAAGCGAGGAACCGCAAGCGTCGGTCTCCGCACGCCCGACGGCGTCGTCCTCGCTGCCAATCGGCAGGTCAACTCGCCGCTCATGGAACGCGAGAGCGTCGAGAAGATCCACAAGGCTGACGACCACGTCGGCGTTGCGAGCGCCGGCCACGTCGCCGACGCCCGCCAGCTCGTCGATCTCGCCCGTCGCCGCGCACAGGGCGAACAGCTCCGCTACGGCCAGCAGATCGGCGTCGAGACACTGACGCGAGCGGTCACTGACCACATCCAAGAGTACACCCAGACTGGCGGTGCCCGCCCGTTCGGCGTCGCCCTCCTCGTCGGCGGCATCGACGACGGCGAGCCGAAACTGTTCGAGACCGACCCCTCGGGAACGGACTACGAGTGGAAGGCGGCCGCCATCGGCGGCGACCGCGACACTATCCAGGGCTACCTCGAGGAGCACTACCGCGAAGATCTCGACGTCGACGGCGGTATCGAAGTCGCGCTGAGTGCACTCAGCGCCGCTGAGGACGAGGTCGTCGACGCCGGGGATGTCGATGTCGCGACGGTCACGACCGACGACGAATCGTTCCGATCGGTCAAGACCGACCGTCTCGAGTCGATCGTCGCGGAGATCGATCACCCGGAAGCGGAGGAGACCGATGAATAA
- the psmB gene encoding archaeal proteasome endopeptidase complex subunit beta, translating into MNNWNQGTTPQGNDDPSPYEPELGSLPNGSQGDDHGDTVNKTGTTTIGITTDEGVVIATDMRASLGGRFVSNKDVQKVEQIHPTGALTLVGSVGGAQSFIRTLRSEVNLYESRRGEPMPIEALATLAGNFARGGPFRAINPILGGVDSDGSHVYSIDPAGGVMADDYTVTGSGMQLAYGLLENEYEDDLSLEEAQSVAARAIKSAVERDTGSGNGVFLAEITDEGVDIQGHNDFDAVI; encoded by the coding sequence ATGAATAACTGGAATCAGGGGACGACCCCGCAGGGGAACGACGACCCGTCGCCGTACGAACCCGAACTGGGTTCGCTCCCCAACGGCAGTCAAGGCGACGACCACGGAGACACCGTCAACAAGACCGGGACGACGACCATCGGCATCACGACCGACGAGGGCGTCGTCATCGCGACGGACATGCGCGCCAGCCTCGGCGGGCGATTCGTTTCGAACAAGGACGTCCAGAAGGTCGAGCAAATCCACCCCACGGGAGCGCTCACGCTCGTCGGCTCGGTCGGCGGCGCACAGTCGTTCATCCGAACGCTACGCTCCGAGGTCAACCTCTATGAGTCGCGTCGTGGCGAGCCGATGCCCATCGAAGCACTGGCGACGCTCGCAGGCAACTTTGCCCGCGGCGGCCCGTTCCGGGCCATCAACCCCATCCTCGGCGGTGTCGATAGCGATGGCAGCCACGTCTACAGTATCGACCCCGCCGGCGGTGTGATGGCTGACGACTACACCGTCACCGGCAGCGGGATGCAACTCGCCTACGGCCTCCTCGAGAACGAGTACGAAGACGACCTTTCGCTCGAGGAAGCCCAGTCGGTCGCGGCTCGTGCCATCAAGAGCGCCGTCGAGCGCGACACCGGCTCCGGGAACGGCGTCTTCCTCGCCGAGATTACGGACGAGGGCGTCGACATCCAGGGCCACAACGACTTCGACGCGGTCATCTAA
- the gyrB gene encoding DNA topoisomerase (ATP-hydrolyzing) subunit B: MSQESDYGAGQIQVLEGLEAVRKRPAMYIGSTDSRGLHHLVYEVVDNSIDEALAGHCDDITVSIHEDGSVSVADDGRGIPVDTHEEYDRPALEVILTVLHAGGKFDNKSYQVSGGLHGVGVSVVNALSERLEAEVKRNDGIFRHAFEGGEPVGDMEHVRDMEPDEETGTQIRFWPDTGIFETGDVSFSTLSNRLRELAFLNSGVRITLRDERKDDDEGEPVAETYEYDGGIREFVDYLNETRSAMHDDIIYFEDEEQNIQIEVAMQATQELQGSIHAFANNINTREGGTHLTGFKTALTRTVNDYANENDLLSDLDNNLSGEDIREGLTAVISIKHPDPQFEGQTKTKLGNSEVRGIVESAMHEGLGTYFEEHPDTAEAIVAKAVEAAKARMAAQKAEELTRRKSALDSTSLPGKLADCQTKNPDEAELFIAEGDSAGGSAKQARNPDFQAILPIKGKILNVEKHRLDRILENDEIRNMITAIGAGIGDEFDVEDVRYKKIIMATDADVDGAHIRTLLLTFFYRHMRPLLEGGYVYATQPPLYRIRYRGETYDAMTEAERDEIVAEKCDGNPSQVQRFKGLGEMNPEQLWETTMNPDNRILKQITIEDAAAADKMFSVLMGDAVEPRKQFIKDHAPEAEWIDI, from the coding sequence ATGTCCCAGGAAAGCGATTACGGAGCCGGGCAGATTCAGGTCTTAGAGGGCCTGGAGGCTGTACGAAAGCGACCGGCAATGTACATCGGCTCTACCGATTCTCGAGGACTCCACCATCTGGTCTATGAAGTGGTGGACAACTCGATCGACGAGGCACTGGCCGGCCACTGTGACGATATCACCGTCTCCATCCACGAGGACGGATCGGTGAGCGTCGCGGACGACGGCCGAGGTATCCCCGTCGACACACACGAGGAGTACGACCGCCCTGCACTCGAGGTCATTCTGACTGTCCTCCACGCTGGCGGCAAGTTCGACAACAAGTCCTATCAGGTCTCCGGGGGCCTCCACGGCGTCGGGGTGAGCGTGGTGAACGCTCTTTCCGAACGGCTGGAGGCCGAGGTCAAACGCAACGATGGAATCTTCCGCCACGCCTTCGAAGGCGGCGAACCCGTCGGCGACATGGAGCACGTTCGCGACATGGAGCCGGACGAGGAGACGGGAACCCAGATCCGGTTCTGGCCCGATACTGGCATCTTCGAGACGGGCGACGTCTCGTTCTCGACGCTGTCGAACCGGCTTCGGGAACTCGCCTTCCTCAACTCCGGCGTCCGCATCACGCTCCGCGACGAGCGCAAGGACGACGACGAGGGCGAGCCCGTCGCCGAGACCTACGAGTACGACGGTGGCATCCGCGAGTTCGTCGACTATCTGAACGAGACGCGCTCGGCGATGCACGACGACATCATCTACTTCGAGGACGAAGAACAGAACATCCAGATCGAAGTCGCGATGCAAGCCACTCAGGAGCTGCAGGGCTCGATCCACGCCTTCGCAAACAATATCAACACTCGCGAGGGCGGCACCCACCTCACCGGGTTCAAGACTGCGTTGACACGAACGGTCAACGATTACGCCAACGAAAACGACCTGCTCTCGGACCTCGATAACAACCTCTCGGGCGAGGACATCCGCGAGGGACTCACTGCGGTCATCTCGATCAAACACCCCGATCCCCAGTTCGAGGGCCAGACGAAGACCAAACTCGGCAACTCGGAAGTCCGGGGGATCGTCGAGAGCGCGATGCACGAAGGGCTCGGCACCTACTTCGAGGAACACCCCGACACCGCCGAGGCCATCGTCGCCAAGGCCGTCGAGGCTGCGAAGGCCCGCATGGCCGCCCAGAAGGCCGAGGAGTTGACCCGCCGGAAGTCCGCCCTTGATTCCACCTCCCTGCCCGGCAAACTGGCGGACTGCCAGACCAAAAATCCCGACGAGGCCGAACTGTTCATCGCGGAGGGTGACTCCGCAGGTGGCAGCGCGAAACAGGCCCGGAACCCGGATTTCCAGGCCATTCTTCCCATCAAGGGGAAGATTCTGAACGTCGAGAAACACCGACTCGATCGCATCCTCGAGAACGACGAGATACGGAACATGATCACCGCGATCGGTGCGGGGATCGGCGATGAGTTCGACGTCGAGGACGTCCGCTACAAGAAGATCATCATGGCGACCGACGCCGACGTTGACGGGGCACACATCCGGACGCTCCTGTTGACGTTCTTCTACCGACACATGCGGCCACTGCTCGAGGGCGGCTACGTCTACGCAACCCAGCCGCCGCTGTACCGCATCCGGTATCGTGGCGAGACCTACGACGCGATGACGGAAGCCGAACGCGACGAGATCGTTGCGGAGAAGTGCGACGGCAACCCCTCGCAGGTCCAGCGGTTCAAGGGACTCGGCGAGATGAACCCCGAACAACTCTGGGAGACGACGATGAACCCCGACAACCGCATCCTCAAACAGATAACGATCGAGGACGCGGCCGCGGCGGACAAGATGTTCTCCGTCCTGATGGGCGACGCCGTCGAACCCCGCAAGCAGTTCATCAAGGACCACGCGCCGGAAGCCGAGTGGATCGACATATAA
- the gyrA gene encoding DNA gyrase subunit A, with protein MSSDVPDPTDVEARSVENVRIENEMEQSYIDYAMSVIAGRALPDARDGLKPVHRRILYAMHEMGVSSGSSHRKSSSIVGETMGDYHPHGDSAIYDTLVRLAQDFSMRYPLIDGQGNFGSMDGDPAAAPRYTEARMAPVAEELLEDIDKDTVDFSANYDDRLQEPDVLPAAFPNLLVNGSSGIAVGMSTNIPPHNLGEVIDATIELIDDPDATVDDLMEHVKGPDFPTGANIVGRDAIYSAYKTGRGRIRVRAEFEVEEWKSNRERIVITELPFQANKARLVERIAEDVNEGEIEGISDLRDESDRNGVRVVVELKRGANAEVVKNKLLENHLERTFGVINLALVDGQPRVLSLKETLAEYISHRREVVRRRSEYDLEEAEDRAHILEGRLTAVENAENVVELIRNSEDRSAAKAALREAYDFSEDQAAHIVRMQLGSLTSMEAAEIEDEYEEVQAEIERLSTILESESELLSVIKDELREIKEEYADDRRTSIIEDQGTVTHEDLIPEEEVFVVMTEDDYVKRMPIDGFDPQGRGGKGIIGADVKEDDRVSTVFRANTHDYLLCFTNQGEVYRLKTYEIPEMGRTARGKSAVNILDLDPGEDITAIVDTDAFGADEFVTMATRNGYVKRTAGEEFDNILSTGIIAADLEEGDELVDVEVTDGSQDLVIATEGGMTIRFDEGEVRAMGRNARGVNGIKLQDGDAVAGLVATDEDDEQALLTVTENGYGKRTLLSEYRTQSRYGKGLIDIKTGERNGPVTAVKAVDDDDQLVMMSERGQIARTRVDEISTVGRNTMGVIVMDVEDGDAVAAVDDIPAVATTDGDDATDEVEEVAE; from the coding sequence ATGAGTTCAGACGTACCCGATCCGACGGACGTAGAGGCACGGTCAGTCGAAAACGTCCGTATCGAAAACGAGATGGAGCAGAGTTACATCGACTACGCGATGAGCGTCATCGCCGGTCGCGCCCTTCCCGACGCCCGCGACGGGCTCAAACCCGTCCACCGGCGCATCCTCTACGCGATGCACGAAATGGGCGTCTCGAGCGGCTCGAGTCACCGGAAGTCCTCCTCGATCGTCGGGGAGACGATGGGTGACTACCACCCCCACGGCGACAGTGCGATCTACGATACCCTAGTCCGGCTGGCCCAGGACTTCTCGATGCGGTATCCGCTGATCGACGGCCAGGGGAACTTCGGCTCGATGGACGGTGACCCGGCTGCTGCGCCCCGATACACTGAGGCGCGGATGGCCCCCGTCGCTGAGGAGTTACTCGAGGACATCGACAAGGATACGGTCGACTTCTCGGCGAACTACGACGACCGCCTGCAAGAGCCCGACGTGCTCCCGGCGGCGTTTCCGAATCTCCTCGTGAATGGGTCCTCGGGGATCGCGGTCGGGATGTCGACGAATATCCCGCCACACAACCTCGGCGAGGTCATTGACGCGACGATCGAACTGATCGACGACCCCGACGCGACTGTCGACGACCTGATGGAACACGTCAAGGGGCCGGACTTCCCAACCGGTGCGAACATCGTCGGCCGAGACGCCATCTACTCGGCGTACAAGACCGGTCGCGGCCGCATCCGCGTCCGCGCCGAGTTCGAGGTCGAGGAGTGGAAATCGAACCGCGAGCGGATCGTCATCACCGAACTTCCCTTCCAGGCCAATAAGGCTCGCCTCGTCGAGCGCATTGCCGAGGACGTCAACGAGGGCGAAATCGAGGGCATCTCCGACCTGCGCGACGAGTCCGACCGCAACGGTGTCCGCGTCGTCGTCGAGCTCAAACGTGGCGCGAACGCTGAGGTCGTTAAGAACAAACTGCTCGAGAATCACTTAGAGCGAACGTTCGGCGTCATCAACCTCGCACTGGTCGATGGCCAGCCGCGAGTGCTCTCGCTCAAGGAGACCCTTGCGGAGTACATTTCCCACCGCCGCGAGGTCGTCCGTCGGCGCAGCGAGTACGATCTCGAGGAGGCTGAGGACCGCGCCCACATCCTTGAGGGCCGGCTGACAGCCGTCGAGAACGCCGAGAACGTCGTCGAACTGATCCGCAACAGTGAGGACCGCTCGGCCGCGAAAGCGGCGCTGCGGGAGGCCTACGACTTCTCCGAGGATCAGGCTGCCCACATCGTTCGGATGCAACTCGGTAGTCTCACCTCGATGGAGGCCGCCGAGATCGAAGACGAATACGAGGAGGTTCAGGCCGAAATCGAGCGCCTGTCCACGATCCTCGAGAGCGAGTCGGAACTCCTCTCGGTGATCAAGGACGAACTTCGCGAGATCAAGGAGGAGTACGCCGACGACCGCCGCACCTCGATCATCGAAGATCAGGGAACGGTCACGCACGAGGATCTCATCCCCGAGGAAGAGGTGTTCGTCGTCATGACGGAAGACGACTACGTCAAGCGGATGCCCATCGACGGCTTCGACCCCCAGGGTCGGGGCGGCAAGGGCATCATCGGCGCGGACGTCAAAGAGGATGACCGCGTCTCAACGGTCTTCCGGGCCAATACTCACGACTATCTGCTCTGTTTCACTAATCAGGGCGAGGTCTACCGGCTCAAGACCTACGAAATCCCCGAGATGGGCCGTACGGCCCGCGGGAAGTCGGCGGTCAACATCCTCGATCTCGACCCCGGCGAAGACATCACGGCCATCGTCGACACCGACGCCTTTGGCGCCGACGAATTCGTGACGATGGCGACCCGGAACGGCTACGTCAAGCGGACCGCCGGCGAGGAGTTCGACAACATCCTCTCGACAGGGATCATTGCGGCCGACCTCGAGGAGGGCGACGAACTCGTCGACGTCGAGGTCACCGACGGCTCGCAGGACCTCGTCATCGCGACCGAGGGCGGGATGACCATCCGCTTCGACGAGGGCGAAGTCCGTGCGATGGGCCGGAACGCCCGCGGGGTTAACGGCATCAAGCTGCAAGACGGCGACGCCGTAGCCGGACTCGTCGCGACCGACGAGGACGACGAACAAGCACTGCTGACCGTTACGGAGAACGGTTACGGGAAGCGGACGCTGCTTTCCGAGTATCGCACCCAGTCCCGGTACGGCAAGGGGCTGATCGACATCAAGACCGGCGAGCGAAACGGTCCCGTGACGGCCGTTAAGGCGGTCGACGACGATGATCAGCTCGTGATGATGAGCGAGCGCGGCCAGATCGCCCGGACCCGCGTCGACGAAATCTCGACCGTCGGCCGGAACACGATGGGCGTGATCGTCATGGATGTCGAAGACGGCGACGCGGTCGCTGCGGTCGACGACATTCCGGCGGTGGCGACCACCGACGGCGACGACGCGACCGACGAGGTCGAGGAAGTAGCCGAGTAA
- a CDS encoding Rrf2 family transcriptional regulator → MSSIELTPSQKKILRALTNLHKEAEDAIKGEDIAEQVDRNPGTIRNQMQSLKALQLVEGVPGPKGGYKPTAAAYEALEIQQMDEPAAVPMQHKGEPVDDTIIEEIDLSSVHHPELCRAEIHIQGTLSDIHEDDSVTVGPTPLSKLLIEGTVDGKDDTNNILILRIDDMVAPSEEPTH, encoded by the coding sequence ATGTCATCCATTGAACTCACACCGAGCCAGAAGAAAATCCTCCGTGCGCTCACGAACCTCCACAAGGAGGCCGAAGACGCCATCAAAGGCGAGGACATCGCCGAACAGGTCGACCGCAATCCGGGGACGATCCGCAACCAGATGCAGAGTCTCAAAGCCCTCCAACTGGTAGAGGGCGTCCCAGGGCCGAAAGGCGGCTACAAACCGACGGCCGCCGCCTACGAGGCACTCGAGATCCAGCAGATGGACGAGCCCGCAGCGGTTCCGATGCAACACAAAGGCGAACCTGTCGACGACACGATTATCGAGGAGATCGACCTCTCGAGCGTCCACCATCCGGAACTCTGCCGCGCAGAGATCCACATTCAGGGCACGCTCAGCGACATTCACGAGGACGACTCCGTCACCGTCGGCCCGACGCCGCTCTCGAAACTCCTCATCGAGGGCACCGTCGACGGCAAAGACGACACGAACAACATCCTCATCCTGCGGATCGACGACATGGTCGCACCCTCCGAAGAACCGACCCACTGA
- a CDS encoding metal-dependent transcriptional regulator: MMLSDVMEDYLKAIYQLQRETDDRIKTSEIADELDVTSPTVTSMLDKLEERELVDREKYRGVTLTDEGETVALEIVRHHRLLEAYLTEHLDYDWSEVHAEADRLEHHISEDFEARVADALGEPEVDPHGSPIPSADLEPPTRPDGESIAAFEEGTVVTVAEVADRDPDVLSYLAEHGVEPGVELEILEIAPFGMVTARSSEADEPVSLPESVANHVWVAAPAEPEP, from the coding sequence ATGATGCTGAGCGACGTGATGGAAGACTATCTCAAAGCGATCTACCAGCTCCAGCGCGAGACCGACGATCGGATCAAGACCTCCGAAATCGCCGACGAGCTGGACGTCACGTCGCCGACGGTCACCAGCATGCTCGACAAACTCGAGGAGCGGGAACTCGTCGACCGCGAGAAGTACCGTGGGGTGACCCTGACCGACGAGGGCGAGACCGTCGCCTTGGAAATCGTCCGCCACCACCGGTTGCTCGAAGCCTACCTCACCGAGCACCTCGATTACGACTGGTCGGAGGTCCACGCGGAGGCCGACCGGCTCGAACACCACATCAGCGAGGACTTCGAGGCGCGCGTCGCCGACGCCCTCGGCGAACCGGAGGTCGACCCACACGGGTCGCCGATTCCCAGCGCCGACCTCGAGCCTCCCACGCGGCCCGACGGGGAATCGATCGCCGCGTTCGAAGAAGGCACCGTCGTGACCGTCGCCGAGGTCGCCGACCGCGACCCGGACGTCCTCTCCTATCTCGCCGAGCACGGCGTCGAACCCGGCGTCGAACTCGAGATCCTCGAAATCGCGCCCTTCGGGATGGTGACGGCGCGCTCGAGCGAGGCCGATGAACCCGTTTCACTGCCGGAATCCGTCGCGAACCACGTCTGGGTTGCAGCACCCGCGGAACCCGAGCCATAG